The window GAAGCAGTGCGTCAACATCAGCCGGATTGCTGGCAATGACCGTATCCGCACAAATTTTCACAAAGCTCTGAAAATCCGCATTCTTGGCAACAAAATCGGTCTCAGCATTTACTTCAATATTGACACCGACCGTTCCTTCATTGTTCAGACATGCAAACGCGACGCCCTCGGCTGCAATACGGCCGGCTTTCTTTGTAGCGGCTGCAAGGCCCTTTTCTCTTAAAAAGTCAATTGCAACATCCATGTCTCCATTGGACGCGTCAAGCGCTTTTTTGCAGTCCATCATTCCGCAGCCGGTCTTCTCACGAAGCGCTGCAACGTCTTTAGCTGTAAAAGCCATTCTATTTCCTCCGCTCTTATCTCTATTATAATTAGTCTTATTTTTTATGCATAAACCGTTTATTCTGCGGCTACGGCCTCTGCTTCATTTACTTTTTCTTCTGCCGCGGCAGAGCCCATCTGGCCTTCTTTGCCTTCGACAATTGCGTTTGCCATTGTTGCGGAAATTAACTTAACGGCACGGATAGCGTCATCATTGCCCGGAATCACATAGTCAATCTCATCCGGGTCGCAGTTTGTATCAACAATAGCGACAATCGGAATACCAAGTTTTTTTGCTTCGGCAACTGCAATTCTCTCTTTGCGGGGGTCAACAATGAACAGTGCACCAGGAATTTGTTTCATTTCCTTAATACCGCCCAAGAATTTTTCAAGCTTTTCAATCTGAAGGCGAAGTTTAATGACTTCTTTTTTCGGCAAAAGATCAAAAGTACCGTCTTCTTCCATATTTTTAAGCTGGTTTAAGCGGTCAATTCTGCGGCGAATCGTACGGAAGTTGGTTAACATACCGCCGAGCCAACGTGCGTTTACAAAGTATGCGCCTGCACGCTCCGCTTCTTCTTTAACGGAATCCTGAGCCTGCTTTTTGGTTCCTACAAATAATACAGACTTGCCCTCGGCAGAAAGGCTGCGGACAAAACTGTAGGCATCCTCAAGCTTTTTAACGGTTTTCTGCAGATCGATAATGTAAATACCATTGCGTTCCGTGAAGATGTACGGCGCCATTTTAGGGTTCCATCTTCTGGTTTGGTGACCGAAGTGAACACCGGCCTCCAAGAGCTGTTTCATAGATACTACTGACATAATTTTCCTCCTTGGTTTTTCCTCCGCCATGCTTTAACAGATGCAACACCCAATCTTGGGCACCAAATCATCATAGCACAACGTGTGATTTTTTATTGCGCGAATTATTATATCATATTAAATGATATAATTCAAGCCCTTTTCAGGCACCGCCAAAGAATCCGCCAAATCCGCGCGATCTTTTTTTTGTACGGCAATAGTTATTATAACACACTAATATAGTATCGTCACCTATTACCTGAATATCCTGCCATTTAATAACGATATCGTCTTCCCTGCCAAATAGTCCAAAGCAGCGCAGGCGGCCGTAAATTACAATTGCGATCACCCTTGCATCCGCGGTATCTATCTCCACATCACAGACACATCCTATTCGCGTTCCATCCTTTACATTAATTACTTCTTTGTGGCGCATATCAATAATTCTGCAATTCACGCTTCCACCTCCCCTACAGTTATATGCCAGACTTTGTTATATAATTAATTAATTGATTAATCTGAAAAAAAATGGTATAATTACTCGATAAAATAATCAGGAGGCTAATATGAATATTTGGCATGATATTTCACCAAAAAGAATTAAATCAGAAGACTTTTGTGCTGTTATAGAAATACCAAAAGGCTGTAAAATCAAGTATGAGCTTGACAAAGAAACCGGTCTGCTCATTATGGACAGGATTCTTTATACTTCCACTCACTATCCTGCTAATTATGGCTTGATTCCACGTACATATGCCAGTGACAACGATCCTTTGGATGTGCTTGTGCTTTGTTCCGAGGATATTCGTCCGCTTTCCTTAGTACGGTGTTATGCAATCGGCGTTATTATTATGGTAGATAATGGTATGAAGGATGAGAAAATCATTGCAATTCCGTTTAATGACCCAACCTATAACAGTTACCGCGATATTAACGAACTGCCAAAACATATTTTTGATGAAATGTCTCATTTTTTCTCGGTTTACAAACAGCTTGAGGGAAAAGTCACGGCCATTGATGAAGTAAAAGGGCCCGCAGATGCGAAAGAAATCATTCAAAACTGCATTGATAACTACGTTGAAAAATTTTGTAAATAATGATATTTCTGCTAATCTTAAAATCCCCTGTGAAAAACTCACAGGGGATTTTTGCATGCTATTGCTATTCACGATGAGTAAATTATGATTTAAATAAATACAAAGTACCGTTTTGCCCCCCATCTGCCCAACATTGTTCGTTTTAGAGCTGTATTGGCTCGAATCAATTAAAACCGCATTTTCTTTTACATAAGATTCAATTTCAGAATTTCCCGATCCGCCATTTTGAGAGGACAGGAGAAAATAGGTAATTTTTCCTTCGGCGACAAGTGCTTTCAGTTTATCCACCGTAAGAGAGTTATCCGAGCCTAAAAATCCACCATAAGCGTAACAGGGAAGCCCGGTGTCAATGATATACTGCGCCACACTGCTTGAGCGTTGTGATGTGACAAGGAAACTACCCTCTTTATAATTTTTCACTAAATAATCTTCCAAAGCAGAGACCTGTGAACTGCTGCCGTCCGACAGCATGCCGACTCTATTCCCCTGTCCGCTTTCCACCAATTCCGGACCTGCGTAGGGCATTGTGGCATTTGGCACACCCATGACCGGTGTAAGAGCCCAGTAAAAAGGAGCGGCTAATGCGGACAGAATAAGCGCTGCCATCGAAACAGCGAGGATGACGCGTTTGCGCTTTATACAACAAACTGCAAACAGAAGAATTCCAACCCCCGACGCTCCAAGCATTACGGGAAGCAGCCAAGTTTTTAATTCAGAATATCTTAACACACAAATAACCTGCAATGCTAAATTTCCGAGGAAAGCAGCCAGTAAAAGTACAGGACGCAGATACTCAATTTTTTTTTCAGCTTTATTTTTAAAGCCGTTGTAGATTGCAGTAATGCCGATACCGCTCAGTACGGCAATGGCCGGCGCCATCATGCAAAGGTAATATCGGTGGTAAAAACCTGCAAAGCTGAAAAAAACTGTCATGGTTATCAGCCAGAGCGACCAAAAAACGAAAGCCCCCTGACGTACATTTTTATTTTTGAAATTCCATTTTTTAACGCACAGCAACATACTGCAAATGGCAAACAAAAGGAACCATGAACCCTGCCCATATAAATTTGATGTCCAAAGACGCAGCGGAGACGCATTTCCAATTTCAGAGCTTCCACCGCCGCCAGTCATCCCCATACTGCGGCCATCATCTTTACTGTTTCCACTGCCGGCGGCTCTATCCGGCTGACCCTGGCCGTCAGCATCGTTCATCTGCGGTGCGGTGCCGGGAATATCCTTGTCTAAAGGGCTCGCCGTACCGCCGCCCATCCCTCCGCCGCCCATGCTTTGGCCAAATAATCTTTCCGTGCCGTTATGGCCCAGCACCAATTCAAGCATTGAATTGGTGCTGGTGCTGTCAACATAGGGACGGCTTTCAGACGGATATAACTCAACGGCAAGCACCCATGCGAAAGACACTCCCAATACTATTACCATACTGAGAATCCCGGCTAGGAAGCGTTTGCCAAGCTTTTCCTTTGCAAAAAACAGATAGGTCAGAGCAATTGCAGGTAAAATCATGTATGCCTGCAACATTTTAATGTTGAATCCTAACCCAACAAATACTGCTGCACAAAACAAATATCTCCATTTACCACTGTCGATGGAACGAAAGAGGAACCATGTGGCTACGAGCAGCACAAAGATAAGCTGCATATCTATCGTATTATTTCGTGATGCCACCACCACCACCGGCGTGACGGCAAAAAGCAGAGATGAGAAAAGCCCAGTCGGCCTGCCAAAATGTTTTGCAGTTAAAATGTAAATCATAACGGTAGAAGCTGCTCCCGCCAAAGCCTGCGGAAGCAGCATTGCCCAACCGTGATAGCCGAAGATGAGTACGGAAATCGCCTGCATCCACAAACCAAGAGGAGGCTTGTCGACAGAAACCATTCCGGCAGGGTCGAATGATACAAAAAAGAAGTTCTTAAAACTCAGCGTCATACTCTTGATACACGCTGCATAATATTCGTTTCCGGTTCCGTTATTTGTAATCGCATAGAAATTCAAGGTGAAGGACAGCGCCGCTATCATTGCCAACGCAATGATATAGTAATATTTCTTTTGTTTCACAATGATGTGCTGCATAGAATATCCCCCGATTGATCGTAAATCTATTACAGCGCTTAGTATAAGTTCCCATTGTGAAGACGGCGTGATGGGTAAGAAAACAACAGTTAAATATCTTTCTTGATTTTGTCAAGCGCAGCCTTTTCAAGCCTTGAAACCTGTGCCTGACTGATTCCGATTTCTGAAGCGACCTCCATCTGTGTTTTTCCCTGGAAAAAGCGCATGGAAAGAATCCTTTTTTCTCTGCTATTCAAATCCCGGATTGCCTCTTTCAGTGCAATTTCATCCAACCAGTTGGAATCGTCGTTGTTATCACCCACCTGATCCATCACATAAATGGTATCGCCTCCGTCTGAAAAAACCGGTTCAAAAAGCGAAACCGGTTCAACGATGGACTCAAGCGCAAGTACCACATCCTCACGCGGCAGGTTCAGCTCTTTTGCAATTTCTTCAATAGTTGGCTCACGATTATTTTCAGCCGTCATTTTCTCTTTTGCCTGCATGGCCTTGTAAGCCGTGTCACGCAATGACCGGCTGACGCGTATCGAATTATTATCCCTCAGATAACGTCGTATTTCTCCAATAATCATTGGTACCCCATAGGTACTGAAACGAACTCCCTGACCAATATCAAAATGATCTATCGCTTTGATGAGACCAATACATCCCACCTGAAAAAGATCATCAAGATTTTCCCCGCGATTTGTAAAGCGCTGAATCACACTCAAGACAAGGCGCAGGTTTCCATTTATGAGTTCATCGCGTGCTTTGAGGTCACCCTCCTTGACCCGGCGCAGCAATTGCATTTTTTCCTTTTCGGTAAGTACTTTTAACTTCGAAGTGTTAACCCCGCAGATTTCGACTTTGTTGTACTGCATGCCGTTCCCTCATTTCCGTGGAATAACTTACTATCATTATTACCATGGACGCGGTGATTCATGCGGCATCATTATTAAAAATATTAAAGGGATTTATAATTGCTTTTTTATCATGAAGTCGTATATACTATAAGAAATACCGATCCTGTGAAGACAGGCTAAAAAATGACAAGAGAGGCGGGAACATGCGAATCAATATACCGCCACAGGTAGAAACAGTCATTCAAAAGCTGAATAATGCCGGCTATGAAGCATATATTGTTGGCGGCTGTGTGCGGGACAGCATTCTTGGACTGGCACCAAGCGACTGGGATGTAACAACGTCCGCTCTTCCCGATGAGACCGAACTGGCCTTAAGCGGGTTCAAATGTATCAAAACCGGAATCAAACACGGAACCATTTCGGTGTTGATCAACCACATGCCCGTTGAAGTGACCACTTACCGGATAGACGGCCAGTATTCCGATAACCGCCATCCGGACAGTGTACGCTTTACGCGCAGCTTGAAAGAAGATCTGTCACGCAGGGATTTCACTGTCAACGCCCTCGCATACAATCATTTCGATGGTATTATTGACTGCTTTGACGGTATGGAAGATCTGAAAAACCGGAGAATCCGGTGCGTCGGGATACCTGATTTGCGTTTTCAGGAAGATGGGCTGAGAATTTTACGGGCACTGCGCTTCTCCTCCGTACTTGAATTTACAATTGAACGAAACACCTCATTAAGTATTCTTAATAACCGCGATCTGCTTGACCATATTGCCCGTGAACGCATTAATTCTGAATTCACAAAGCTCCTCTGCGGTAACGCGGAAAATATTTTAAGAGATTATCGTCCCGTATTTGAGCAATTTGTATCGGGAATCAGTTTGATGGCCGGATTCCAGCAGAATAATCCCTATCACATTTATGATGTATGGGAACACACGCTGAAAGCTGTTGCCGCCGCTGAGGCAATTCCTATTCTTCGCCTGACAATGTTTTTGTACGATATCGGCAAGCCTTTGTGCTACACACAGGATGAAAATGGAATCGGGCATTTTTACGGTCATGGAAAGAAAAGCGCCGAAATGGCAAAAGGAATTTTAGAGGAGCTTCGGTATGACGGCGATGCCGTCTGTATGGTTTCAAAACTCATAAATTTACATGATCTGCCAGTCCATACGGATGAAACGTCCCTGTTGCGGCTTCTGAACAAAAACGGCGAAAAGACACTGCGCTATCTTTTCAAGGTGAAAACCGCCGATATAAAGGCACAAAACCCCGTTTACATCGGCAGGCTGGATGAACTGAAAAAAGCGCAAGCCATGCTCGAAAGCATTCTTGCGCGCGGGCTTTGCTTCTCTCTGAAAGATTTGCAGCTGAACGGTTCAGACCTGCTGTCATTGAACATTCCGCAGGGTGCTGCAATCGGCAGGATGCTTTCCCTGCTTTTAGACGCGGTGTTGGACGGTAAATGCCCCAACAGCCATGACCAGCTAATCAAATATGCACTTCATGTAAAAGGACAGATACAATGATTGAAATTGTTGAGCACACTTTTGAACCTGTTTATGATAAAAATTCAAGGATATTGATTTTAGGTACGATGCCTTCGCCAAAATCACGCGAATACGGCTTTTATTATTCCCATCCGCAAAACCGTTTCTGGAGAATCGTAGCAGATTTATATAGACAGAAGCTTCCCGAAAGCAACATCGAAAAAGCCTATTTTCTGCTGAGAAACCGTGTTGCGCTCTGGGATGTCCTGAAAAGCTGCAGTATCTCGGGGGCAGACGACAGCAGCATTAAAGAACCTGTCGCGAACAATATCGGCGGTCTGCTGAAAAAGACAAATATTCAGGCCGTGTTTACAACGGGAACAAAGGCCGCCTCTTTATATAAGCGCTTTTGTGAAAAATCCGCAGGATGTTCCGCCATAGCACTGCCGTCAACGAGTCCTGCAAACTGCCGGCACTACGACTATGAAAGCCTAA of the uncultured Caproiciproducens sp. genome contains:
- a CDS encoding DNA-deoxyinosine glycosylase, whose product is MIEIVEHTFEPVYDKNSRILILGTMPSPKSREYGFYYSHPQNRFWRIVADLYRQKLPESNIEKAYFLLRNRVALWDVLKSCSISGADDSSIKEPVANNIGGLLKKTNIQAVFTTGTKAASLYKRFCEKSAGCSAIALPSTSPANCRHYDYESLKAAYSIILNYTES
- a CDS encoding CCA tRNA nucleotidyltransferase, with the protein product MRINIPPQVETVIQKLNNAGYEAYIVGGCVRDSILGLAPSDWDVTTSALPDETELALSGFKCIKTGIKHGTISVLINHMPVEVTTYRIDGQYSDNRHPDSVRFTRSLKEDLSRRDFTVNALAYNHFDGIIDCFDGMEDLKNRRIRCVGIPDLRFQEDGLRILRALRFSSVLEFTIERNTSLSILNNRDLLDHIARERINSEFTKLLCGNAENILRDYRPVFEQFVSGISLMAGFQQNNPYHIYDVWEHTLKAVAAAEAIPILRLTMFLYDIGKPLCYTQDENGIGHFYGHGKKSAEMAKGILEELRYDGDAVCMVSKLINLHDLPVHTDETSLLRLLNKNGEKTLRYLFKVKTADIKAQNPVYIGRLDELKKAQAMLESILARGLCFSLKDLQLNGSDLLSLNIPQGAAIGRMLSLLLDAVLDGKCPNSHDQLIKYALHVKGQIQ
- a CDS encoding YlmC/YmxH family sporulation protein, whose product is MNCRIIDMRHKEVINVKDGTRIGCVCDVEIDTADARVIAIVIYGRLRCFGLFGREDDIVIKWQDIQVIGDDTILVCYNNYCRTKKRSRGFGGFFGGA
- a CDS encoding inorganic diphosphatase — protein: MNIWHDISPKRIKSEDFCAVIEIPKGCKIKYELDKETGLLIMDRILYTSTHYPANYGLIPRTYASDNDPLDVLVLCSEDIRPLSLVRCYAIGVIIMVDNGMKDEKIIAIPFNDPTYNSYRDINELPKHIFDEMSHFFSVYKQLEGKVTAIDEVKGPADAKEIIQNCIDNYVEKFCK
- the rpsB gene encoding 30S ribosomal protein S2 — translated: MSVVSMKQLLEAGVHFGHQTRRWNPKMAPYIFTERNGIYIIDLQKTVKKLEDAYSFVRSLSAEGKSVLFVGTKKQAQDSVKEEAERAGAYFVNARWLGGMLTNFRTIRRRIDRLNQLKNMEEDGTFDLLPKKEVIKLRLQIEKLEKFLGGIKEMKQIPGALFIVDPRKERIAVAEAKKLGIPIVAIVDTNCDPDEIDYVIPGNDDAIRAVKLISATMANAIVEGKEGQMGSAAAEEKVNEAEAVAAE
- the sigG gene encoding RNA polymerase sporulation sigma factor SigG codes for the protein MQYNKVEICGVNTSKLKVLTEKEKMQLLRRVKEGDLKARDELINGNLRLVLSVIQRFTNRGENLDDLFQVGCIGLIKAIDHFDIGQGVRFSTYGVPMIIGEIRRYLRDNNSIRVSRSLRDTAYKAMQAKEKMTAENNREPTIEEIAKELNLPREDVVLALESIVEPVSLFEPVFSDGGDTIYVMDQVGDNNDDSNWLDEIALKEAIRDLNSREKRILSMRFFQGKTQMEVASEIGISQAQVSRLEKAALDKIKKDI